In one Mastacembelus armatus chromosome 19, fMasArm1.2, whole genome shotgun sequence genomic region, the following are encoded:
- the hbae4 gene encoding hemoglobin subunit alpha-D-like — MISKREKELIAEMWESLTPVAEYIGSEALLRMFASYPGTKTYFSHLDISPNSAHLLSHGKKIVLAIAEGAKDISQLTVTLAPLQTLHAYQLRIDPTNFKLFSHCMLVTLACYLGEDFTPVAHAAMDKYLSAFAAVLAEKYR; from the exons ATGATCtcaaagagggagaaagagctAATTGCAGAAATGTGGGAAAGTCTGACTCCTGTGGCTGAATATATTGGGTCAGAGGCGCTTCTTAG GATGTTCGCCTCGTACCCAGGTACCAAGACATATTTTTCCCATCTAGACATAAGTCCCAACTCTGCTCACCTGCTCTCTCATGGGAAGAAGATTGTTCTGGCCATAGCAGAAGGAGCAAAAGACATCAGCCAGCTGACCGTCACCCTGGCTCCTCTGCAAACCCTACATGCCTATCAGCTCCGGATAGACCCGACCAACTTCAAG CTTTTCTCACACTGTATGCTCGTCACCCTGGCCTGTTACCTGGGGGAAGACTTCACACCGGTTGCACACGCTGCAATGGACAAGTATCTGTCAGCTTTCGCAGCTGTGCTCGCTGAGAAATACAGATGA